The genomic DNA GCACCAGCACGGCTGGAGCGATGTCGTGCAGGCGGACGCGTCGACCTTCCGGGCCGTGCCCGAGGTGCCCGGCATGCCGCTGTCGCTGCGCCTGCACATCCTCGGCATGACCGGCCTCACCGCGTACGTCGGCCTCACCGCGATCGCCGGACTCGCCCCGGGCGACACCGTCTTCGTCTCCGGCGCCGCCGGTGCCGTCGGCACGGCTGTCGGTCAGATCGCCAAGCTCCTCGGCGCGGGCCGCGTGATCGGCTCGGCGGGCTCACCCGAGAAGGTCGCCCTGCTGACCGAGAAGTACGGCTACGACGCGGCGTTCAACTACAAGGACGGCCCGGTGCGCGAGCAACTCGCCGCCCTCGCGCCCGAGGGCGTGGACGTGTTCTTCGACAACGTCGGCGGCGACCACCTCGAAGCCGCGCTCGACGTGATGAACGACGGTGGCCGGATCGCGCTGTGCGGCGCCATCACGAGCTACAACACCACCGAGCGCGTGCCCGGGCCCGACAACATGGCGAACATCATCACGCGCGGGCTCCGTCTCCAGGGCTTCACGCTGGCCGCGTACCTACCCCTGTCGCCGGAGTTCAGCGAGAAGATGACCCGCTGGTTCGCGGAAGGGCGGATCGCCTACGACGAGACCATCGTCGACGGGATCGAGAACACGGTCGACGCGTTCCTCGACATGATGCGCGGAGCCAACACGGGGAAGATGCTCGTGCGCGTCACGCCCTCCGCCTGACGTCCGGGGCGGGCCGCCAGCGCATTTGAGATATATTGCTTGAGACGTAGAACTTCACTCTCCATGACCCCCACTGGAGGCAGTGTGACACTCTCTGGCGGCCCCCTCGAACGCCGGTCGATGAGCGACGAGGCTTTCGTGCGCCTGCAGGATGCCATCATCAGCGGCGAACTCCAGCCCGGCGAGCGCCTGCGCGACTACGAGCTCGCCGAACGCCTCGGCACCTCGAAGACGCCGATCCGTCATGCCCTCGACCGCCTGGCCGACAACGGCCTCGTCGAGATGCAGCGCAATCGCTACACCCGCGTGGCTCCGATCGATCTGGAGCGGGTGCGCAACGCCGTCGACCTGTTCGGCGACATCTGGATCGGCTCGGTCCGTCACGTCATGCCGGTGATCCAGGACGACGATGTGGCCTATCTCGTCGAGCTGGCCGACGACATGGCGGCGTCGGTGCAGGCGCGGGACATCATCGCGTTCGGCGCGGCGCTCCGCAGCGCGGCGACGGGTTTCGCCCGGATCGAGGGCAACGCCACGCGTGCCAACTCCATCGAGCGCCTCGGCCCGCAGATCCGTCGGTTCACCCAGCACGCGAAGGACGCCGTGGACTGGTCCGCCGTCGAGGTGTTCGTCGGTGCGATCCGCGAGGCGACGTCGGAGCGCGACGCGGTCAAGACCCGTGCCGTGCTGGTGACCTTCTTCGATGAGACGCTCCCAGCCATCATCGATCGGGCCGAGCAGTCGGGACTGGCCGAGATGTCGGAGTGATCGACCGCTGACGAACGAGGGCGACGGCACACCGCGGTCGCCCTCGTCGCGTCACGGGGCTACGGCGTGAGGCGATGGACGTCGCGCGGGAACAGCGTCACCTCGCGGACGTTGGCCGCCTCGACCAGGCGGCCCACCCAGCGCTCCAGTCCGATGGCGAAGCCGCCGTGGAGAGGCATCCCGTGCGCGAATGCCTCCAGGTAGCCGGCGTACGCCGAGGGCGATTCTCCTCGCGCCTCGATCGCGGCGACGACCTCGCTGTGCCGATGCAGACGCTGTCCACCGGTCACGAGCTCCAGGCCGCGGAACAGGAGGTCGAAGCTGTTGCTCCCCTCCGCGTCGTCAGCCTGCGGATGCGTGTAGAACGGGCGCTTGCGCATCGGGTAGCCCTCGACGGCCAACACGTCGCTGCCGAACTCCTCCTTCGCCCATGCCCCGAGCGCCCGCTCGTGCGCCGGGGAGAGGTCGGGCTCGTCGGCCGGAGCACCGACCCGGCGCAGCGCGTCGCGGAAGTGCACGACGGGGATGTCCTCGGGGATGACGGGGAGCGTCACGTCGAGCAGCGCGAGCTCTTCCGCGGCGTCGGCGCGGATGCCGTCGAGCATGCCGCGCAGCACGTCGCCGAGGAGGCGCAGGACGTCGCGGTGGTCGCGGATGAACCCGAGCTCGACGTCCAGCGACACGTACTCGGACAGATGCCGCACGGTGTCGTGGGGCTCGGCTCGGAAGACCGGCCCCACCTCGTAGACGCGTTCGAACACGCCGACGAGCTGCTGCTTGTAGAACTGGGGGCTCTGCGCGAGGTACCCGGTCCTGCCGAAGTAGTCGACGGGGAACACGTTCGCCCCTGACTCGGTCACGGTGTCGACGATCTTCGGGGTCTGCACCTCGGTGAAGTCCGCGGCGTCGAGCACCCGGCGGAACGCGCGCACGCTCGCCGCGGCGATCTGCCAGGTCGCGCGGCGTGCGGGATGACGCCAGGTCACCGCCGCGTGGTCGAGCAGAGTCGGCAGGCTCGTCTCGAGCGTCGGGCGCCACAGCTCCACGACCGGCGGTGCGGCCGGCTCCGACAGGCTCTCGATCTGCGGGTCGACGATCTCGACGCCGCCGGGGGCCTGCGGGTTCGCGGCGACGGTCCCCGTCACGCGGACCACTGTCTCCTCCGGAGGGAGGCCATCCGCTGGATGCTCGGCGGAACGGACCACGACCTGTGCGAGGCCCGAACGGTCGCGGATGATCAGGAAGGCGACGGTGGCGAGTTCCCTCCGGCGATGGACGTGACCGAGCAGGGTGACACGGCGGCCGGGGACGGCCTCGGCGAGCTCCGCGGCGAGAGTGCGGGCGGGGTCGGGTGTTCTCATTTCTCCTCCAGGTTGTGGGAGCCCTGGAGGTGTGGGCGGGGGCCAGATCGCGGTGCCACCACACCTTCGCCGGTGAGAAGCCGGCCTCTCGTCGGTACGCCGGACGCGCGGGGACCGCCTGCCCGGAGGCCGGGGGTCGTCACGCCCCGGCGGTCGCCGCGTCCAGTCTAGGGGCGTTCTCGGCAGATCCACAGAATCGCTCGGGCACCGTCTCGTACCCTGGATTATCCAAGGGGAGTACTCCGACACGGTCGGGTCGTCATTACGGATGCGTCTGCATCCCGGCCTACCGGTCCCGCTCGGGATGGGGAAGACTTTGGCGCTGTTCCGTCACGCCCGAGTCTGGAGTATCCGTTGGAAATCACCCCTTTGATCTGGGTCATCACGATCGCGGTCACCATCGCGTTCTTCGTGTACGAGTTCTTCGCGCACGTCCGCAAGCCGCACGAGCCGAGCATCGGCGAGTCCGCACGCTGGTCGATCTTCTACATCAGCCTCGCGCTGCTCTTCGGCGTGGGCATCGGCATGGTGTCCGGCTGGACCTACGGCGGCGAGTACTTCGCCGGCTACCTCACCGAGAAGGCGCTGTCGATCGACAACCTCTTCGTGTTCCTCATCGTGATGACGGGCTTCGCGGTGCCGAAGATCTATCAGCAGAAGGTGCTGATGATCGGCATCGTGATCGCGCTGATCCTCCGCGGCATCTTCATCGCCGTCGGTGCGACCCTCATCGAGAACTTCTCCTGGATCTTCTACGTCTTCGGCGCGCTGCTGCTCTTCCTCGCGTACCGCCAGGCCTTCAGCAGCCACGAGAGCAACCCCGCGAACGGCCGCTTCATGACGTTCGTCCGTCGTCACCTCCCCGTCAGCGAGGAGTACAACGGCGACAAGCTCACGGTCGTCCAGAAGGGCAAGCGCTACGTCACGCCGATGCTGCTGACGATCATCGCGATCGGCTTCATCGACCTCGTCTTCGCCGTCGACTCGATCCCCGCCATCTACGGCCTCACCGACCAGGCGTACATCGTCTTCACCGCGAACGCGTTCGCGCTGATGGGGCTTCGGCAGCTGTACTTCCTCATCGGCGGGCTGCTGGAGCGCCTGGTGTACCTGGCCCAGGGCCTCGCCGTCATCCTCGCGTTCATCGGCGTGAAGCTCGTGCTGCACGCCCTGCACGTCAACGAGGTGCCGTTCATCAACGGCGGTGAGCCGATGCTGTGGGCGCCCGAGATCCCGATCTGGTTCTCGCTGCTCTTCATCGCCGCGACCATCGCGGTCGCCACCGTCGCGAGCCTGATGAAGACGCGCCGGCACCGCAACGCCGTCTCTTCCTCGACCGATTCCACCCCCACCATCGACAAGGAGCACTCTTGAGCGCGCAGCGCTGTTCTGACTCTTCGGACTCTGACAGTACGAGCACCCGGTTCATCCCGGGTGCTCACCCCGCCACCGAGGAGGTCGCCCGCTGATGGGCGATCTGCTCTGGAACATCGCCCTCGTCCTGCTCTTCGTGCTGATCGGCGGTGTCTTCGCTGCGACGGAGATGGCCCTGGTCACGCTGCGTGAGAGCCAGCTCAACGCGATCGCCGCTCGCGGCCGTCGCGGAGCGAAGGTCGCCGCCCTGGCCCGCAACCCCAACACCTTCCTCTCGGCGGTGCAGATCGGCGTGACCGTGGCGGGCTTCGCGTCCGCCGCCTACGGCGCGACCTCGATCGCGCCGTCCGTCGCGCCGCTGCTGGAGGGCTGGGGTGTCGCGCCTCCGCTTGCGATGACGCTCGCCACGATCGTGCTGACGCTGATCATCGCGTACCTGTCGCTCGTGCTCGGCGAGCTCGTGCCGAAGCGGCTCGCGATCCAGCGCAACGCGCAGTTCGCGTACGCCGTGGCGCCGGCGCTGAACGGCTTCGCGACCGTCATGCGCCCGGTGATCTGGCTGCTGTCGGTCTCGACGAACGCCCTCGTCCGCGTGCTCGGCGGCGACCCGCACAAGACGAGCGACGAGCTCACCGACGAGGAGGTGCGCGACATCGTGGCGACCCACCAGGGCCTGCCCGACGACGAGCGCCGCATCCTCGACGACGTGCTCTCCCTGCGCGGACGTCAGGTGAGCGAGGTCATGCGCCCGCGTCCCGAGGTCGTGGCGCTCGACGAAGCGGCGACCGTGGGGGCGGCGATGGAGCAGGTCCGCGAGCTGCCCTTCTCCCGGTACCCCGTGTCCCAGACGTCGATCGACGACATCACCGGCTTCGTGCACGTGCGCGACCTCTTCGAGGCTGCGGCCGACGATCCGGAGCGTCCGCTGCAGGGGCTCGTCCGCGACATCCCCTACATCCCGTCCACCGCGCGGGTGTTGCCCACCCTCACCCGGATGCGGGCGGAGGGACACCACATCGCGGTCGTCGTGGACGAGTACGGCGGCACCGATGGTCTCGTCACGCTGGAGGACCTCGTGGAGGAGGTCGTCGGCGAGATCTTCGACGAGTATGACGCCGAGGTCTTCATCTCCGCTGACGACGGCTTGGACGGGCGCCTCAACCTGCAGGACTTCGAGGAGGCGACGGGGCTCGCGATGCCCCGGGGGTCTTCCGACACGATCGCGGGATTCGTCACCGAGCAGCTCGGCCGGCTCGCCGTGGTCGGCGACACCGTCGAGGTGCCGGGCGCGACCATCCAGGTGGCCGAGGTCGATCGGCGGCGCATCGCGCGGGTGCGCGTCTCGATGCACACCGATCCGGGTGCCGAGCGGGGCACCGAGGACTGACGGGCAGCAGGGTGGCGGGGCGCGTCAGTCGCGCGCTCCGCTGCCCAGCTCGCGCAGTCCATCGCCGAGGACCTCGGTCAGGAGCTGGGCGTAGCGACCGTCGGGGTCCAGGTCCGGGTCGAACACGGTGATGCTCGCCCCGATGGCCTGCGGGGCGAGGGCGCGCAGGAGAGCGGTGAGTTCTGCGGCCCCGAGTCCGCCCGGGTCCGGGCTGTCGACGGCGGGCATCACCGACGGGTCGAGCACGTCGACGTCGAGCTGCAGCCAGTAGCGCCCGCCGGCGGACGCCGCGGCCTCGGCGGCGACCGCGTCGGCTCCTCGTGCCAGGACGTCGGCCGCCGGCGTGACGCGCAGGAGGAGGCCGCGGACCTCCTCCTGCTCCTCGTCGTCGTCGCGATGCCCGATGTGGGCCGTGCGTGCGGGGGAGAAGTACGGCGCGAGTCCGTCGATGTCGGCGATCGCCGGCCAGTGCTCGCCGACGGCTGCCGCCAGCGCTTCGCCGGCCACGCTCGCGCACTCGTCGCTGTTGCCCGGGTGGCGGAAGTCGGTGTGCCCGTCGATGTGCACGAGGCCCGCGCCTCCACGGCGCTTCACGGCGATCCCGGCGCCGACGAGGATGCCGCAGTCGCCCCCGATCACGAGCGGGGCGCGGCCCTCGTCGAGGACCTCGCCGATGCGCGAAGCCAGGCGGAGGGAGTGGTCGACGAAAGCGGCCTCGTTCCGCACCCGGCCGGCGGGCCGCGTGGCGTCGTCGTCCACGTAGCGTCCGGCGAGCACGATGCCGCCGTCGCTCGCGCCCTGATCGGTGAAGCGCCGGAACAGCCCCGCCTCCCGGAACGCCTCCGGCGCCTTCGCGGAGCCGGGCACGCTGCCGGGCTCCGGTGGGCGCAGGCCGAGGTTGCTGGGGGCCGACAGCAGAGTGATCATGCGCTCATCCTGCCGCGGGCGTCCGACATCGCCTCCGCTCAGCGGATGGCGTAGACGGCGCTCCCCACGATCACCGCGATGACGGTCGTCCAGCCGATGATCGCGACGGCCTGCCACACGAGGATGCGCCCCTTGCCGATGCCGGACGCGGCGAGCATGGTGGCGGTGAAGTGCGTCGGCAGCAGCAGCGGTCCCAGCAGGCTCACCCCAGGCACGCCGTAGCGCTCGAACGCGCGCTGGAACTTCTCGCGGCGGGCGGAGCCGCGTCCGGTCTCCGCCGGGACGCCGTCGGCCTCCCGGCTCGTCCCGCCGCCCACCGTCACCGGCTGCTTCGCCCGCGAGCGGTCCACGATGGCCCGGCGGGCGCCCGCGCTGGCCAGCACCAGGATCGCGACGCAGAGGAAGTTGCCGACCATCGCGGCGATGGCCGCGACCACGGGCGGGATGCCGCCGAGGATGCCGATGCTCGCGGCACCCTCGCCTTCGACGAACGGCACCGCTCCGGCGAGGGCGACGATGAGGGGCTGGACGAGGTCGGGGACCTGGGCGACGAGGGTCTGGAAGGTCTCGATGAGGTTCATGGGGGAAGCTCCGGGTGTCGGTGCAGACGGTCTCTCCGTCGCGATGACCCCAGTCCAGTCGATGGCGGCCCGAGGCGGCAGTGCCGCCGCGTCATCGCTCTCCGTGCGGTTCGCACCCGGATCCCGTGACATGTGTCACGCCTCTATCGTGGGGAGCGTGAGCAGTCCTTCCCCCGCTTTCTCCGATCCCGGTCCCGGTGCCCGCCAGCTCGCGCGGGGCATCACCGCCACCTGGTGGTACACGGTCGGCGGGGTGGTCTTCATCGAGCTCATGCTGGTGGCCGCCTGGCTGGGCATCGCCGTGGCACTGGATCGCTCGGGAGTCGCGCTGCTCGTCGTGGGGGTCGGCGGGGTGCTCTGGGCGGCGTCGACCATCCTGCTGCTGGTCGACTACCGTCATCGCGTCGACGCCGGCCCCGGGGTGGGCTGGGTGCGCTTGGCCGTGCCGACCGTCGTCGCCCTGATC from Microbacterium paraoxydans includes the following:
- a CDS encoding NADP-dependent oxidoreductase, producing MSHAISTQIQLARRPEGWPTHDDFRTVEVELSDPAPGEVRVANEFVSVDPYMRGRMNDVRSYVAPYALDEVIAGGAIGRVVASAADDLPIGTVVLHQHGWSDVVQADASTFRAVPEVPGMPLSLRLHILGMTGLTAYVGLTAIAGLAPGDTVFVSGAAGAVGTAVGQIAKLLGAGRVIGSAGSPEKVALLTEKYGYDAAFNYKDGPVREQLAALAPEGVDVFFDNVGGDHLEAALDVMNDGGRIALCGAITSYNTTERVPGPDNMANIITRGLRLQGFTLAAYLPLSPEFSEKMTRWFAEGRIAYDETIVDGIENTVDAFLDMMRGANTGKMLVRVTPSA
- a CDS encoding GntR family transcriptional regulator; translation: MSDEAFVRLQDAIISGELQPGERLRDYELAERLGTSKTPIRHALDRLADNGLVEMQRNRYTRVAPIDLERVRNAVDLFGDIWIGSVRHVMPVIQDDDVAYLVELADDMAASVQARDIIAFGAALRSAATGFARIEGNATRANSIERLGPQIRRFTQHAKDAVDWSAVEVFVGAIREATSERDAVKTRAVLVTFFDETLPAIIDRAEQSGLAEMSE
- the aspS gene encoding aspartate--tRNA(Asn) ligase, producing MRTPDPARTLAAELAEAVPGRRVTLLGHVHRRRELATVAFLIIRDRSGLAQVVVRSAEHPADGLPPEETVVRVTGTVAANPQAPGGVEIVDPQIESLSEPAAPPVVELWRPTLETSLPTLLDHAAVTWRHPARRATWQIAAASVRAFRRVLDAADFTEVQTPKIVDTVTESGANVFPVDYFGRTGYLAQSPQFYKQQLVGVFERVYEVGPVFRAEPHDTVRHLSEYVSLDVELGFIRDHRDVLRLLGDVLRGMLDGIRADAAEELALLDVTLPVIPEDIPVVHFRDALRRVGAPADEPDLSPAHERALGAWAKEEFGSDVLAVEGYPMRKRPFYTHPQADDAEGSNSFDLLFRGLELVTGGQRLHRHSEVVAAIEARGESPSAYAGYLEAFAHGMPLHGGFAIGLERWVGRLVEAANVREVTLFPRDVHRLTP
- a CDS encoding TerC family protein; the encoded protein is MEITPLIWVITIAVTIAFFVYEFFAHVRKPHEPSIGESARWSIFYISLALLFGVGIGMVSGWTYGGEYFAGYLTEKALSIDNLFVFLIVMTGFAVPKIYQQKVLMIGIVIALILRGIFIAVGATLIENFSWIFYVFGALLLFLAYRQAFSSHESNPANGRFMTFVRRHLPVSEEYNGDKLTVVQKGKRYVTPMLLTIIAIGFIDLVFAVDSIPAIYGLTDQAYIVFTANAFALMGLRQLYFLIGGLLERLVYLAQGLAVILAFIGVKLVLHALHVNEVPFINGGEPMLWAPEIPIWFSLLFIAATIAVATVASLMKTRRHRNAVSSSTDSTPTIDKEHS
- a CDS encoding hemolysin family protein, translating into MGDLLWNIALVLLFVLIGGVFAATEMALVTLRESQLNAIAARGRRGAKVAALARNPNTFLSAVQIGVTVAGFASAAYGATSIAPSVAPLLEGWGVAPPLAMTLATIVLTLIIAYLSLVLGELVPKRLAIQRNAQFAYAVAPALNGFATVMRPVIWLLSVSTNALVRVLGGDPHKTSDELTDEEVRDIVATHQGLPDDERRILDDVLSLRGRQVSEVMRPRPEVVALDEAATVGAAMEQVRELPFSRYPVSQTSIDDITGFVHVRDLFEAAADDPERPLQGLVRDIPYIPSTARVLPTLTRMRAEGHHIAVVVDEYGGTDGLVTLEDLVEEVVGEIFDEYDAEVFISADDGLDGRLNLQDFEEATGLAMPRGSSDTIAGFVTEQLGRLAVVGDTVEVPGATIQVAEVDRRRIARVRVSMHTDPGAERGTED
- a CDS encoding arginase family protein — protein: MITLLSAPSNLGLRPPEPGSVPGSAKAPEAFREAGLFRRFTDQGASDGGIVLAGRYVDDDATRPAGRVRNEAAFVDHSLRLASRIGEVLDEGRAPLVIGGDCGILVGAGIAVKRRGGAGLVHIDGHTDFRHPGNSDECASVAGEALAAAVGEHWPAIADIDGLAPYFSPARTAHIGHRDDDEEQEEVRGLLLRVTPAADVLARGADAVAAEAAASAGGRYWLQLDVDVLDPSVMPAVDSPDPGGLGAAELTALLRALAPQAIGASITVFDPDLDPDGRYAQLLTEVLGDGLRELGSGARD